From Caballeronia insecticola, a single genomic window includes:
- the rplN gene encoding 50S ribosomal protein L14 produces the protein MIQTETRLEVADNTGAREVMCIKVLGGSKRRYASIGDIIKVTVKEATPRGRVKKGEIYNAVVVRTAKGVRRQDGSLIKFDGNAAVLLNTKLEPIGTRIFGPVTRELRSERFMKIVSLAPEVL, from the coding sequence TCCAGACCGAAACTCGGCTTGAAGTGGCCGACAACACGGGTGCGCGTGAAGTCATGTGCATCAAGGTGCTCGGCGGCTCGAAGCGTCGTTACGCTAGCATTGGCGACATCATCAAGGTGACCGTCAAGGAAGCGACGCCGCGCGGACGCGTGAAAAAGGGCGAAATCTACAACGCCGTGGTCGTTCGCACGGCCAAAGGCGTGCGTCGCCAGGATGGCTCGCTCATCAAGTTCGACGGCAATGCCGCCGTACTGTTGAATACGAAGCTCGAGCCGATCGGCACGCGTATTTTCGGGCCGGTGACGCGTGAACTGCGTAGCGAACGATTCATGAAGATCGTTTCGCTCGCGCCGGAAGTGCTGTAA